A genome region from Pseudomonas pergaminensis includes the following:
- a CDS encoding aminotransferase class V-fold PLP-dependent enzyme, with amino-acid sequence MSPLDVQQLRDETPGCQSGIVHFNPAGASLPSQATLDTIIEQLQREARDGPMEAGEHGAVLMEKARRAAAQLLNAPASSIAFASSGSTAWSMAFQALGPWQPGDRILVGRHEWGGNLASMDLAVQAGARIEVIPCDESGAVCPLALESMIDARVKLIDLTWLPANGGLINPAQAIGDVARRHAIPYFIDAGQAVGQVPVDVQALQCDVLKSAGRKHLRGPRGTALLYVRPDFLERLNPAQRDVFSAPWTAQGFDLRNDARRFETSETSFALLAGLGNALQEMNRLGIERVWERVSQTSAQIREALQGIEGITLHDLGTRQSGLIAFNLAGWDAFELKRRLGLKRINIGANGVAYTPLDMQARGLESVARISVSPLNNEHDIELLIAALRELRD; translated from the coding sequence GTGAGCCCGCTCGACGTCCAGCAGTTACGGGATGAAACGCCTGGCTGCCAGTCCGGCATCGTGCACTTCAACCCAGCCGGCGCCTCCCTGCCCAGCCAGGCGACTCTCGACACGATCATCGAGCAACTGCAGCGGGAGGCCCGCGACGGCCCGATGGAGGCCGGCGAACATGGCGCAGTGCTGATGGAAAAAGCCCGTCGTGCCGCCGCGCAACTGCTTAACGCCCCCGCCTCATCCATCGCATTTGCCAGCAGTGGCTCGACCGCCTGGAGCATGGCATTCCAGGCCTTGGGGCCCTGGCAGCCGGGCGATCGCATTCTCGTGGGCCGCCACGAATGGGGGGGCAACCTGGCGAGCATGGACCTGGCGGTGCAAGCCGGCGCCCGGATAGAAGTCATCCCCTGTGATGAAAGCGGCGCCGTGTGCCCGCTGGCGCTGGAGTCGATGATCGATGCCAGGGTGAAGTTGATCGACCTCACCTGGCTCCCGGCCAATGGCGGGCTGATCAACCCTGCCCAAGCCATTGGCGACGTGGCCAGGCGTCACGCCATCCCCTACTTCATCGACGCCGGACAAGCCGTGGGCCAAGTGCCGGTGGATGTGCAAGCGCTGCAGTGCGATGTGCTCAAGTCGGCGGGGCGCAAACACCTGCGTGGGCCGCGTGGCACGGCGCTGCTCTATGTGCGACCAGACTTTCTTGAGCGATTGAACCCTGCCCAGCGTGACGTGTTTTCAGCGCCATGGACGGCTCAAGGCTTTGACCTGCGCAATGATGCACGGCGCTTTGAAACCAGCGAAACATCCTTCGCCTTGCTGGCGGGGCTGGGCAATGCGCTGCAGGAGATGAATCGACTGGGCATCGAGCGCGTCTGGGAGAGGGTTTCGCAGACCAGCGCGCAAATCCGCGAAGCGTTGCAAGGGATTGAGGGTATTACCCTGCACGACCTGGGGACTCGTCAATCCGGCTTGATCGCCTTCAACCTGGCTGGTTGGGATGCCTTTGAACTCAAGCGGCGCCTGGGGTTGAAGCGCATTAACATCGGGGCCAACGGTGTCGCGTACACGCCGCTGGACATGCAGGCGCGGGGCCTGGAAAGCGTGGCGCGGATTTCAGTCAGCCCGCTCAACAACGAGCACGATATCGAGTTGCTGATAGCCGCCCTACGGGAATTGCGCGACTAA
- a CDS encoding CoA transferase subunit A: MAEILALHDAVKQFVTDGDTVALEGFTHLIPTAAGHEIIRQGKKDLTLVRMTPDLIYDQLIGAGCARKLIFSWGGNPGVGSLHRLRDAVEKQWPQPLEIEEHSHADLANAYVAGASGLPFAVLRAYAGSDLPKVNPLIKTVTCPFTGEVLAAVPSVRPDVSVIHAQKADRKGNVLLWGILGVQKEAALAAKRCIVTVEEIVDDLNAPMNSCVLPTWALTAVCHVPGGAHPSYAHGYNERDNRFYQAWDPIARDRETFTAWINEYIHGTADFTEFQAKLATAQEAK; encoded by the coding sequence ATGGCTGAAATCCTCGCGCTGCATGACGCGGTGAAGCAATTCGTGACCGACGGCGATACCGTCGCGCTGGAAGGCTTCACCCATCTGATCCCTACGGCAGCGGGTCATGAAATCATTCGTCAGGGCAAGAAAGACCTGACGCTGGTGCGTATGACGCCTGACCTGATCTACGACCAGTTGATCGGTGCTGGCTGCGCCCGCAAGTTGATTTTCTCCTGGGGTGGCAACCCAGGTGTGGGCTCCCTGCATCGCCTGCGTGACGCGGTCGAGAAGCAATGGCCGCAACCGCTGGAAATTGAAGAGCACAGCCACGCCGACCTGGCCAATGCCTATGTCGCCGGTGCATCAGGCCTGCCTTTTGCGGTGCTGCGTGCCTACGCCGGTTCCGACCTGCCCAAGGTCAACCCACTGATCAAGACCGTGACCTGCCCGTTCACCGGTGAAGTGCTGGCGGCGGTGCCCTCGGTGCGTCCGGATGTCAGCGTGATCCACGCACAAAAAGCCGACCGCAAGGGCAACGTGTTGCTGTGGGGCATCCTTGGCGTGCAAAAGGAAGCGGCCCTGGCGGCCAAGCGCTGCATCGTCACCGTCGAGGAAATCGTCGACGACCTCAACGCGCCCATGAACAGTTGCGTGCTGCCGACCTGGGCCCTGACTGCGGTGTGCCATGTTCCCGGTGGCGCGCATCCGTCCTACGCTCACGGCTACAACGAGCGTGACAATCGCTTCTACCAGGCGTGGGACCCGATCGCCCGCGACCGTGAGACCTTTACCGCCTGGATCAACGAATACATCCACGGCACTGCCGACTTCACCGAATTCCAGGCCAAGCTGGCCACCGCGCAGGAGGCCAAGTAA
- a CDS encoding inorganic phosphate transporter, translating to MIDLFSGLDAWVLVSLLLALAFVLAFEFINGFHDTANAVATVIYTKAMPPHLAVFFSGVFNFLGVLLGGVGVAYAIVHLLPVELLINVNTGHGLAMVFSLLAAAITWNLGTWYFGIPASSSHTLIGSILGVGLANALINDIPLADGVNWQKAVDIGASLVFSPMAGFLVAALVLIGLKWWRPLSKMHKTPDQRRKLDDKKHPPFWNRLVLVISAMAVSFVHGSNDGQKGIGLIMLVLIGIVPAQFVLDLGSTTYQIERTRDATVHLSQFYQRNNATLGEFLALGKSVKDDLPGKFQCNPQQTEPTINALVDTLKGVSDYHSLSADQRIEVRRYLLCLDDTAKKVGKLPGLDAREKSDLDKLRKDLTATTEYAPFWVILAVALALGLGTMVGWKRVVLTIGEKIGKQGMTYAQGMSAQITTATMIGFANIFALPVSTTHVLSSGVAGTMVANKSGLQGGTVKTILMAWVLTLPATVALSAGLFWLASKALGS from the coding sequence ATGATCGATTTATTCAGCGGACTGGATGCTTGGGTTCTCGTGAGCCTGTTGCTCGCCCTGGCCTTTGTCCTCGCCTTCGAGTTCATCAATGGCTTTCATGACACCGCTAACGCGGTGGCCACAGTCATCTATACCAAAGCCATGCCGCCACACCTGGCCGTGTTCTTCTCCGGGGTGTTCAACTTCCTCGGCGTGTTGCTCGGGGGTGTCGGTGTCGCCTACGCCATCGTGCACTTGCTGCCGGTGGAGTTGCTGATCAATGTGAACACCGGCCATGGCCTGGCGATGGTCTTCTCTTTATTGGCAGCGGCGATCACCTGGAACCTGGGCACCTGGTACTTCGGTATCCCGGCCTCCAGTTCCCACACCCTGATCGGTTCGATCCTCGGTGTCGGCCTGGCCAATGCCCTGATCAACGACATCCCCCTGGCTGACGGTGTGAACTGGCAGAAAGCGGTGGATATCGGTGCCTCCCTGGTGTTCTCGCCGATGGCCGGCTTCCTGGTCGCAGCCCTGGTGCTGATCGGCCTGAAGTGGTGGCGCCCGCTGTCGAAGATGCACAAGACCCCGGACCAGCGCCGCAAGCTCGATGACAAGAAGCACCCGCCATTCTGGAACCGCCTGGTCCTGGTGATCTCCGCCATGGCCGTGAGCTTCGTGCACGGCTCCAACGACGGCCAGAAAGGCATCGGCCTGATCATGCTGGTGCTGATCGGTATCGTGCCGGCACAGTTCGTACTCGACTTGGGCAGCACCACTTACCAGATCGAACGTACTCGCGATGCGACCGTGCACTTGAGCCAGTTCTACCAGCGCAACAACGCCACGCTTGGCGAGTTCCTGGCCCTGGGCAAAAGCGTGAAGGACGATCTGCCAGGCAAGTTCCAGTGCAACCCGCAGCAGACCGAGCCGACCATCAACGCGCTGGTCGACACGTTGAAGGGCGTGTCCGACTATCACTCGCTGAGTGCTGACCAGCGCATTGAAGTGCGTCGCTATCTGCTCTGCCTGGACGACACCGCGAAGAAAGTCGGCAAGCTGCCAGGCCTGGATGCCCGTGAGAAATCCGACCTCGACAAGCTGCGCAAAGACCTGACCGCCACCACAGAATATGCACCGTTCTGGGTAATCCTCGCCGTTGCACTGGCCTTGGGCCTAGGCACCATGGTGGGCTGGAAGCGTGTGGTTCTGACCATCGGCGAGAAGATCGGCAAGCAGGGCATGACCTATGCCCAGGGCATGTCGGCGCAGATCACCACCGCAACCATGATTGGCTTTGCCAACATCTTTGCGCTGCCGGTATCCACCACCCACGTACTGTCGTCGGGTGTGGCCGGTACCATGGTCGCAAACAAAAGCGGCCTGCAAGGCGGCACCGTGAAGACCATCCTGATGGCCTGGGTGCTGACCCTGCCCGCCACCGTGGCCCTGTCGGCCGGGTTGTTCTGGCTGGCGTCCAAGGCGCTGGGTAGCTGA
- a CDS encoding aspartate-semialdehyde dehydrogenase, with amino-acid sequence MLPPMLPVSVVPVTSQLDPVRQKPDIPPVVPVQPGSNESTIDLKKGDAETSTFLLREEQRRQQEQQKRRREADEDPEQHLAIPGDLLNADNTVPVVPLIEDAPRQGLWVDVEV; translated from the coding sequence ATGCTGCCACCCATGTTGCCCGTCAGCGTTGTGCCGGTGACGTCACAACTCGATCCGGTGCGCCAGAAGCCGGATATCCCGCCCGTGGTACCCGTTCAGCCGGGCTCCAACGAGAGCACGATCGACTTGAAAAAGGGCGATGCCGAGACCTCGACCTTTTTGCTGCGTGAAGAACAACGGCGCCAGCAAGAACAGCAGAAACGCCGGCGCGAGGCCGACGAAGACCCGGAGCAGCACCTGGCCATTCCGGGGGACCTGCTCAACGCCGACAACACCGTGCCGGTGGTGCCGTTGATCGAAGATGCGCCGCGCCAGGGCTTGTGGGTGGACGTCGAGGTTTAG
- the pcaF gene encoding 3-oxoadipyl-CoA thiolase, with protein MMRDVFICDAIRTPIGRFGGGLSTVRADDLAALPIKALIERNPSVDWQAVDEVFLGCANQAGEDNRNVARMALLLAGLPESIPGVTLNRLCASGMDAIGTAFRAIASGEMELAIAGGVESMSRAPFVMGKADAAFSRNMKLEDTTIGWRFINPLMKAQYGVDAMPQTADNVADDYKVSRADQDAFALRSQQRTAAAQAAGFFAEEIVPVRVAHKKGETVVEHDEHPRDTTLEALAKLKPVNGPDKTVTAGNASGVNDGAAALILASAEAVKKHGLTARARVLGMASAGVAPRVMGIGPVPAVRKLVERLGLAVTDFDVIELNEAFASQGLAVLRELGIADDAPQVNPNGGAIALGHPLGMSGARLVLTALHQLEKTGGSKGLATMCVGVGQGLALAIERI; from the coding sequence CTGATGCGCGACGTATTTATCTGTGATGCCATTCGTACCCCCATCGGCCGTTTCGGCGGTGGCCTGTCCACCGTGCGTGCCGATGATTTGGCGGCGCTGCCGATCAAGGCCCTGATTGAACGTAACCCCTCTGTGGACTGGCAGGCCGTCGATGAAGTGTTCCTCGGCTGCGCCAACCAGGCCGGCGAAGACAACCGCAACGTGGCGCGCATGGCGCTGTTGCTGGCGGGCCTGCCGGAAAGCATTCCGGGTGTGACCCTCAACCGCTTGTGCGCCTCGGGCATGGACGCGATCGGCACGGCCTTCCGCGCGATTGCCAGCGGCGAAATGGAACTGGCGATCGCCGGTGGCGTCGAGTCGATGTCCCGCGCGCCGTTCGTGATGGGCAAGGCCGACGCGGCGTTCTCACGCAACATGAAGCTGGAAGACACCACCATCGGCTGGCGTTTTATCAACCCGCTGATGAAAGCGCAGTACGGCGTGGATGCGATGCCGCAGACCGCCGACAATGTGGCCGACGACTACAAGGTGTCCCGCGCCGACCAAGACGCCTTCGCCCTGCGCAGCCAGCAACGCACCGCTGCGGCCCAGGCCGCCGGCTTTTTCGCCGAAGAGATCGTGCCGGTGCGGGTTGCGCATAAAAAAGGCGAAACCGTGGTGGAGCACGACGAGCATCCACGTGACACCACCCTGGAAGCCCTGGCCAAGCTAAAACCGGTCAACGGCCCGGACAAAACCGTCACCGCTGGCAACGCCTCGGGCGTGAACGACGGTGCGGCGGCGCTGATCCTGGCCTCCGCCGAAGCGGTCAAGAAACATGGCCTGACCGCCCGCGCCCGCGTATTGGGCATGGCCAGCGCCGGTGTCGCACCGCGCGTGATGGGCATCGGCCCGGTGCCAGCGGTGCGTAAGCTGGTCGAGCGCCTTGGCCTGGCCGTGACCGATTTCGATGTGATCGAACTCAACGAGGCCTTCGCCAGCCAAGGCCTGGCCGTGCTGCGTGAACTGGGCATCGCCGACGACGCGCCCCAGGTCAACCCGAATGGCGGCGCTATCGCCCTCGGCCACCCGCTGGGCATGAGCGGCGCGCGGCTGGTGCTGACGGCCCTGCACCAACTCGAAAAAACCGGTGGCAGCAAAGGCCTGGCGACCATGTGTGTCGGTGTTGGCCAAGGCCTGGCCCTGGCGATTGAACGCATCTAA
- the pcaH gene encoding protocatechuate 3,4-dioxygenase subunit beta: MSDKPGYRRPQAGTQPDYLHPAYQSTNLRSPSQPLVFLPHSLSEITGPTIGAERVNEKDNDLTAQHEGEPQGERIIIHGRVLDENGLPVPGILVEIWQANAAGRYNHKRDVHDAPLDPNFTGTGRTVTDADGWYQFQTIKPGAYPWGNHHNAWRPAHIHFSLFGPSVLTRLVTQMYFPGDPLLEYDPIYNCVPDTSAKQRLIASFDLEKTIPSYALGYRWDIVLRGRDATPMEK; this comes from the coding sequence ATGAGTGACAAGCCCGGATACCGGCGCCCGCAAGCGGGCACTCAACCTGATTACCTGCACCCGGCCTACCAGTCGACGAACCTGCGTTCGCCGTCGCAGCCCCTGGTGTTCCTGCCCCATTCCTTGTCGGAAATTACCGGCCCGACCATCGGCGCCGAGCGCGTCAATGAGAAGGACAACGACCTCACCGCCCAGCATGAAGGCGAGCCCCAGGGCGAACGCATCATCATCCACGGCCGTGTGCTCGACGAAAACGGCCTGCCGGTGCCGGGCATCCTTGTCGAGATCTGGCAAGCCAACGCCGCCGGCCGCTACAACCACAAGCGCGACGTGCACGACGCGCCGTTGGACCCGAACTTCACCGGCACCGGCCGCACCGTCACCGACGCCGATGGCTGGTACCAGTTCCAGACCATCAAGCCCGGCGCCTACCCGTGGGGCAACCACCACAACGCGTGGCGCCCGGCGCATATCCACTTTTCGCTGTTCGGCCCGAGTGTGCTGACGCGCTTGGTGACGCAGATGTATTTCCCCGGCGACCCGCTGCTGGAATACGACCCGATCTATAACTGCGTGCCGGACACTTCGGCCAAGCAACGTTTGATCGCCAGCTTCGACCTGGAAAAAACCATTCCTTCCTATGCCCTCGGCTACCGCTGGGACATCGTCCTGCGCGGCCGCGACGCCACGCCGATGGAGAAATGA
- a CDS encoding LysR substrate-binding domain-containing protein, with translation MALHNDLPPLLALRAFEAVARHLSFIKAANELSVTQSALSHQVQKLEQHLGKPLFIRRTRAIDLTTDGQQYYDEIRPALDAIAAATRAQRTAPSTTVLRVGLLASFATLWLAPRLAAFLNRYPHIQVELLPAIQLANVAGAEVDLAIRYGKGDWPDVQATRLMPEVISPVCSPTFKALHDSPLLMATSHRPFEWTDWSEHYQVDLTRNPRVMLHDYNIVVEAAVAGQGIAMGRHRLIERRLQDGSLVEAFDWPPYHSDIGYWLIAPQGATSEAAACFSQWLKEACADA, from the coding sequence GTGGCACTGCACAACGACCTTCCGCCGCTGCTGGCCCTGCGTGCCTTCGAGGCCGTCGCGCGGCATCTGAGTTTTATCAAGGCGGCGAACGAGTTGTCGGTCACCCAAAGTGCCCTCAGTCATCAGGTGCAGAAACTAGAGCAGCACCTGGGTAAACCGCTGTTTATCAGACGCACCCGCGCCATCGATCTGACTACCGACGGCCAACAGTACTACGACGAAATCCGCCCAGCACTCGACGCCATCGCCGCCGCCACTCGCGCCCAGAGAACGGCGCCCAGCACCACCGTGCTGCGCGTCGGCCTGTTGGCCTCCTTCGCCACCCTGTGGCTGGCGCCACGCCTGGCCGCCTTTCTAAACCGTTATCCGCATATCCAGGTGGAGTTGTTGCCGGCGATCCAACTGGCCAACGTCGCTGGCGCCGAAGTTGACCTGGCCATCCGCTACGGCAAGGGCGACTGGCCCGACGTGCAGGCCACGCGATTGATGCCGGAAGTCATCTCCCCGGTGTGCAGCCCGACGTTCAAGGCCCTGCATGACAGCCCGCTGCTGATGGCGACATCGCACCGGCCATTTGAATGGACCGATTGGTCCGAGCACTACCAGGTCGACCTCACCCGCAACCCCCGCGTAATGCTGCACGACTACAACATCGTGGTCGAAGCCGCCGTGGCCGGCCAAGGCATTGCCATGGGCCGTCATCGCCTGATCGAGCGTCGGCTGCAGGACGGCAGCCTGGTGGAAGCCTTTGATTGGCCGCCCTATCACAGCGACATCGGCTATTGGCTCATCGCCCCCCAAGGCGCTACCAGCGAAGCCGCTGCGTGTTTCAGCCAATGGCTGAAGGAGGCCTGCGCCGACGCGTGA
- a CDS encoding CoA-transferase subunit beta: MAYSTNEMMTVAAARRLKNGSVCFVGIGLPSKAANLARLTSSPDVVLIYESGPIGAKPSVLPLSIGDGELAETADTVVPTGEIFRYWLQGGRIDVGFLGAAQVDRFGNINTTVVGDYHQPKVRLPGAGGAPEIAGSAKSVLIILKQSARSFVDKLDFITSVGHGEGGDSRKRLGLPGAGPVGIITDLCIMEPEAGTHEFVVTALHPGVTREQVVAATGWAIRFADQVDTTAEPTEVELTALRDLEARTAAAHGQAPGEA, translated from the coding sequence ATGGCTTACTCGACCAATGAAATGATGACCGTCGCCGCCGCGCGTCGCCTCAAGAATGGCTCCGTGTGCTTCGTCGGCATCGGCCTGCCGTCCAAGGCGGCCAACCTGGCGCGCCTGACCTCGTCGCCGGATGTGGTGCTGATCTACGAGTCCGGCCCGATTGGCGCCAAACCGTCGGTACTGCCGCTGTCCATCGGTGATGGTGAACTGGCGGAAACCGCCGACACTGTCGTACCGACCGGTGAGATCTTTCGCTATTGGCTGCAAGGCGGGCGCATCGATGTGGGCTTTCTCGGCGCGGCCCAGGTCGATCGCTTCGGCAACATCAACACCACCGTGGTCGGTGACTACCACCAGCCCAAAGTGCGCCTGCCGGGTGCCGGTGGGGCGCCGGAAATTGCTGGCTCGGCCAAGAGCGTGCTGATCATCCTCAAGCAGTCGGCGCGTTCGTTTGTCGACAAACTGGACTTCATCACCTCGGTCGGCCACGGCGAAGGCGGCGACTCGCGCAAACGCCTGGGTCTGCCGGGCGCGGGGCCTGTAGGGATCATTACCGACCTGTGCATTATGGAACCGGAAGCGGGCACCCATGAATTCGTGGTCACCGCGCTGCACCCTGGCGTGACCCGTGAGCAAGTGGTGGCGGCCACCGGTTGGGCGATTCGTTTTGCCGACCAGGTCGACACCACCGCCGAACCGACTGAAGTAGAGCTGACCGCCCTGCGTGACCTTGAAGCACGCACCGCGGCCGCCCATGGCCAAGCGCCGGGAGAAGCCTGA
- a CDS encoding RidA family protein, with product MSDSLRQRVQALGLTLPTPSQPIANYINHVVSQHHLFVSGQIPLVDGKPAYVGRLGESISDDEGAHAAELAALGLLGQLSDALGDDLSRLVRTVRLGVFIASSGDFKQQSVVANGASNLLVNALGEKGRHVRTAVGVSSLPAGVAVEVDALFELRP from the coding sequence ATGAGCGACTCCCTCCGCCAACGCGTGCAAGCCCTGGGCCTCACACTGCCCACACCCAGCCAGCCGATTGCCAACTACATCAACCATGTCGTGAGCCAGCACCACCTGTTCGTGTCCGGGCAAATCCCCCTGGTGGATGGCAAACCGGCTTATGTCGGTCGGCTGGGCGAGTCCATCAGCGATGACGAAGGCGCACACGCGGCAGAGCTGGCCGCCCTGGGCTTGCTCGGGCAGTTGAGCGATGCCCTCGGTGATGACCTGTCGCGCCTGGTGCGTACCGTGCGCCTGGGGGTGTTTATCGCCAGCAGCGGCGACTTCAAGCAACAAAGCGTGGTCGCCAACGGTGCCTCCAACCTGCTGGTCAACGCCCTCGGCGAGAAGGGCCGGCACGTGCGCACCGCCGTGGGCGTCTCCAGCCTGCCCGCCGGTGTGGCCGTGGAGGTTGATGCACTGTTCGAGCTGCGCCCGTGA
- the ccoM gene encoding cytochrome c oxidase subunit CcoM → MFFDNVVFAGVLTVSLMVMFFVGFGFFIWKDANKRKKP, encoded by the coding sequence ATGTTTTTCGATAATGTGGTGTTTGCCGGAGTGCTGACTGTAAGCCTCATGGTGATGTTTTTTGTAGGGTTTGGATTTTTTATCTGGAAAGACGCGAACAAGCGTAAAAAACCGTAA
- the pcaR gene encoding pca regulon transcriptional regulator PcaR, whose product MNDQLRNSFASVAPPIVASPAKRIQAFTGDPDFMTSLARGLAVVQAFQERKRHLTIAQISHRTEIPRAAVRRCLHTLIKLGYATTDGRTYSLLPKVLTLGHAYLSSTPLAVSAQPYLDRMSEQLHEACNMATLEGDDILYIARSATTQRLISVDLSVGGRLPAYCTSMGRILLAALDDASLQDYLDHADLQTKTSRTLTTPEALFECLQQVRQQGWCIVDQELEQGLRSIAVPVYDASGQVLAALNVSTHAGRVSRGELEQRFLPSMLSASRELSAQLFA is encoded by the coding sequence ATGAACGATCAATTGCGCAATTCCTTCGCGTCAGTGGCGCCGCCGATCGTTGCTTCGCCGGCCAAGCGCATCCAGGCGTTTACCGGTGATCCGGACTTCATGACCTCCCTGGCCCGTGGCCTGGCCGTGGTGCAGGCGTTTCAGGAGCGCAAGCGCCACCTCACCATCGCGCAGATCAGCCACCGTACCGAAATCCCCCGCGCCGCCGTGCGCCGTTGCCTGCACACCTTGATCAAGCTGGGCTACGCCACCACCGACGGGCGGACCTATTCGCTGTTGCCCAAAGTCTTGACCCTGGGCCACGCCTACCTGTCGTCGACGCCGCTGGCGGTGTCGGCCCAGCCTTATCTGGACCGCATGAGCGAGCAACTCCACGAAGCCTGCAACATGGCCACCCTCGAAGGCGACGACATTCTCTACATCGCCCGTTCGGCCACCACTCAGCGCCTGATTTCCGTGGACCTGTCGGTGGGTGGCCGGCTGCCGGCCTATTGCACCTCCATGGGCCGCATCCTGCTCGCGGCGCTGGACGACGCCTCGCTGCAGGATTACCTCGACCATGCCGACCTGCAAACCAAGACCAGCCGCACCCTGACCACGCCCGAGGCGCTGTTCGAATGCCTGCAACAAGTGCGTCAGCAGGGCTGGTGCATCGTCGACCAGGAGCTCGAACAGGGCCTGCGTTCCATTGCCGTGCCGGTCTATGACGCCTCCGGCCAGGTGCTGGCTGCGTTGAACGTCAGCACCCACGCCGGCCGGGTCAGCCGCGGCGAGCTGGAACAACGCTTCCTGCCGAGCATGCTCAGCGCCAGCCGCGAGTTGAGCGCGCAGCTGTTTGCCTAA
- a CDS encoding MFS transporter — translation MNQPSVGTTLDVQSFINTQPLSRYQWRVVILCFLIVFLDGLDTAAMGFIAPALSQDWGIDRASLGPVMSAALIGMVFGALGSGPLADRFGRKVVLVGAVLVFGAFSLASAYSSNVDQLLVLRFLTGLGLGAGMPNATTLLSEYTPERHKSLLVTSMFCGFNLGMAGGGFISAKLIPAFGWHSLLLIGGILPLILALVLLVWLPESARYLVVRNRGTDKVRKTLSPIEPSIVAQASHFSVPEQKTVKARNVFAVIFSGTYSAGTLLLWLTYFMGLVIVYLLTSWLPTLMRDSGASMEQAAFIGALFQFGGVLSAVGVGWAMDRFNPHKVIGTFYLLAGVFAYAVGQSLGNITLLATLVLMAGMCVNGAQSAMPSLAARFYPTQGRATGVSWMLGIGRFGAILGAWMGATLLGLGWNFEQVLTALVIPAALATAAVVIKGMVSHADAT, via the coding sequence ATGAATCAGCCCTCTGTCGGTACTACGTTGGACGTCCAGTCCTTCATCAACACCCAGCCACTGTCACGCTACCAGTGGCGCGTGGTGATCCTGTGTTTCCTGATCGTGTTCCTCGATGGCCTCGACACCGCCGCCATGGGCTTCATCGCGCCTGCGCTGTCCCAGGACTGGGGCATCGACCGCGCCAGCCTCGGCCCGGTGATGAGCGCCGCGTTGATCGGCATGGTCTTCGGCGCGCTGGGTTCTGGCCCCCTGGCGGATCGTTTCGGTCGCAAAGTGGTGCTGGTGGGCGCGGTGCTGGTGTTTGGCGCGTTCAGCCTGGCCTCGGCCTACAGCAGCAACGTCGACCAACTGCTGGTGCTGCGCTTCCTCACCGGGCTGGGTCTGGGCGCGGGCATGCCGAATGCGACAACGCTGCTGTCGGAGTACACCCCCGAACGCCATAAGTCGCTGCTGGTGACCAGCATGTTCTGCGGCTTCAACCTGGGCATGGCCGGGGGCGGGTTTATCTCGGCCAAGCTGATCCCGGCGTTCGGCTGGCACAGCCTGCTACTCATCGGCGGCATCCTGCCGTTGATCCTGGCGTTGGTGTTGTTGGTGTGGCTGCCGGAATCGGCGCGTTACCTGGTGGTGCGTAACCGGGGGACCGACAAGGTGCGCAAAACCTTGTCCCCCATCGAGCCCTCTATCGTTGCCCAGGCCAGCCATTTCAGCGTCCCCGAGCAGAAAACCGTCAAGGCGCGCAACGTGTTTGCGGTGATCTTCTCCGGCACCTACAGCGCCGGCACCTTGCTGCTGTGGCTCACCTATTTCATGGGTTTGGTGATCGTGTACCTGCTCACCAGCTGGTTGCCGACCCTGATGCGCGACAGCGGCGCCAGCATGGAACAAGCGGCGTTCATCGGCGCGCTGTTCCAGTTCGGCGGCGTGTTGAGCGCGGTGGGCGTGGGGTGGGCCATGGACCGCTTCAACCCCCACAAGGTCATCGGCACGTTCTACCTGCTGGCCGGGGTGTTTGCCTACGCAGTAGGGCAGAGCCTGGGCAATATCACCTTGCTTGCCACCCTGGTGCTGATGGCCGGGATGTGCGTCAACGGTGCGCAATCGGCGATGCCGTCCCTGGCCGCACGCTTCTACCCGACCCAGGGCCGCGCCACGGGCGTGTCGTGGATGCTGGGTATCGGCCGCTTCGGCGCGATCCTGGGGGCATGGATGGGCGCGACCTTGCTCGGCCTGGGCTGGAACTTCGAGCAGGTGCTCACCGCGCTGGTGATCCCCGCCGCGTTGGCCACGGCCGCTGTCGTTATCAAAGGAATGGTCAGCCACGCCGATGCTACCTGA